A single window of Methylocella tundrae DNA harbors:
- a CDS encoding helix-turn-helix transcriptional regulator: MDEHVTNENRLGSYLKDRRAKLDPAAFGFPPERRRTPGLRREEVAQRANISPTWYTWLEQGRGGAASADVLDRIARALMLTDVEREHLFLLGLGRPPEARYQKNEGVTPRLQRVLDALEPSPALIRTATWDVVAWNRAATVILTDYGSLPPEQRNVLRFIFLDPRVRAAQYDWESVARFVVGAFRVDAARAGAAAEVQPLVDELCRLSPEFKAMWRDNDVHSHGEGVKHIRHPVLGPIAFEYSAFAVDGRPDLGMVVYNPATPADAEKISSLIGSAPVGEQS, from the coding sequence ATGGACGAGCACGTCACGAACGAGAATCGGCTTGGGTCCTATCTGAAGGACCGCCGCGCCAAGCTCGATCCGGCCGCGTTCGGCTTTCCGCCGGAGCGTCGCCGCACGCCAGGGCTGCGCCGCGAGGAAGTGGCGCAGCGCGCCAACATCAGCCCGACCTGGTACACATGGCTGGAGCAGGGGCGCGGCGGCGCGGCGTCGGCCGACGTGCTCGACCGGATCGCCCGCGCCTTGATGCTGACGGATGTCGAGCGCGAGCATCTCTTCCTGCTCGGCCTCGGCCGGCCGCCCGAGGCGCGGTACCAGAAAAACGAAGGCGTCACGCCACGACTGCAACGCGTGCTCGACGCGCTGGAGCCGAGCCCCGCCCTCATTCGGACCGCCACATGGGACGTCGTCGCCTGGAACCGGGCGGCGACCGTGATTCTGACCGACTATGGATCGCTGCCGCCGGAGCAACGCAATGTCCTGCGCTTCATATTCCTCGATCCGCGCGTCCGCGCCGCGCAATATGACTGGGAAAGCGTGGCGCGGTTCGTGGTGGGCGCGTTCAGGGTGGACGCGGCGCGTGCGGGCGCGGCGGCGGAGGTGCAGCCTCTCGTCGACGAGCTCTGCCGGCTCAGTCCCGAGTTCAAAGCGATGTGGCGCGACAATGACGTCCACAGCCATGGCGAGGGCGTCAAGCACATACGGCATCCGGTTCTGGGCCCGATCGCCTTCGAATATTCAGCGTTCGCCGTCGACGGCAGACCGGATCTCGGCATGGTGGTCTATAATCCGGCGACGCCGGCGGACGCAGAGAAGATCAGCTCGTTGATCGGTTCGGCGCCGGTAGGCGAACAATCATGA
- a CDS encoding SDR family oxidoreductase, translated as MRVFVTGATGFIGLPVVKELIAAGHEVLGMARSDEGAKSLAAIGAEVHRGSLEDLDGLRKGATASEAVIHLAFIHDWSNFVESCEVDRRAIEALGSVLAGSDKPLIVTGGLAGLAGPGQVAIEDDVVPPDFPFPRVSEQTALSLKGVRASVVRLPQVHDPVKQGLTTPAIEVYREKGVCAYVGDGLNRWPAAYVLDVARLYRLAIEKAEPNAKYHAVAEEGVSMRDIAEAIGRRLKLPVKSIAPEEAQAFFGWLGMFATYDMPASSAQTRKQLGWEPTGPGLIADLEQLRVSDS; from the coding sequence ATGCGTGTGTTTGTCACCGGCGCCACCGGTTTCATCGGCTTGCCCGTCGTCAAGGAGTTGATCGCCGCCGGACATGAAGTCCTTGGCATGGCCCGTTCGGACGAAGGGGCAAAATCCTTGGCCGCCATTGGCGCGGAAGTTCATCGCGGCTCGCTTGAAGACCTTGATGGCTTGCGTAAGGGGGCAACCGCTTCGGAGGCCGTCATTCACCTGGCCTTCATCCACGACTGGTCAAATTTTGTAGAGAGTTGTGAAGTCGATCGCCGCGCCATTGAAGCCTTGGGTTCCGTTCTGGCTGGCTCCGACAAGCCCCTCATCGTTACAGGGGGATTGGCGGGATTAGCCGGGCCCGGTCAGGTTGCGATCGAAGATGATGTGGTGCCGCCGGATTTTCCATTCCCCCGTGTTTCGGAACAGACGGCTCTGTCGCTGAAGGGCGTCCGCGCCTCGGTCGTGCGTCTTCCCCAGGTCCACGACCCGGTCAAGCAGGGTCTCACCACCCCCGCGATCGAGGTCTACCGCGAAAAGGGCGTGTGCGCCTATGTCGGCGACGGACTCAACCGCTGGCCGGCGGCCTATGTTCTCGATGTCGCGCGTCTCTACAGGCTGGCGATCGAAAAGGCTGAGCCGAACGCAAAATATCACGCGGTCGCGGAAGAGGGTGTCTCGATGCGCGATATTGCCGAAGCTATTGGCCGGCGCCTGAAGCTGCCGGTCAAATCCATCGCCCCGGAAGAGGCCCAGGCCTTTTTTGGCTGGCTCGGCATGTTTGCCACCTACGATATGCCCGCGTCCAGCGCGCAGACGCGGAAGCAGCTCGGATGGGAACCGACTGGACCTGGGTTGATCGCCGATCTCGAACAACTGCGCGTATCCGATAGCTGA
- a CDS encoding isochorismatase family protein, producing MALTTLDPNTALIIVDLQNGVIGLLASHTIGEVIRRARTLADAFRERGLPVVLVNVAGGAPGRTEQPRPTGPRPDGWTDLIPELNQQPGDIVVTKRTWGAFASTDLEARLKARGVTQVVIAGVATGTGVEATARQAYEQGFNVTLATDVMTDRRPEAHDYSIKNVFPRLGETGTSREIIDLLPPRSA from the coding sequence ATGGCGCTGACCACGCTCGACCCGAATACCGCCCTGATCATCGTCGACCTGCAGAACGGCGTCATCGGCCTGCTTGCCAGCCACACCATTGGCGAAGTTATCAGGCGGGCTCGCACGCTGGCCGACGCCTTCCGCGAGCGCGGCCTGCCGGTCGTGCTCGTCAACGTCGCCGGAGGCGCGCCAGGCCGGACGGAACAGCCGCGCCCAACGGGACCCCGTCCGGACGGGTGGACCGACCTCATCCCGGAGCTGAATCAGCAACCCGGCGACATCGTGGTGACCAAGCGGACCTGGGGCGCGTTCGCGAGCACCGATCTCGAGGCCAGGTTGAAAGCGCGGGGCGTCACCCAAGTTGTGATCGCGGGCGTGGCCACCGGAACCGGCGTCGAGGCGACGGCGCGACAAGCCTATGAGCAAGGATTCAACGTCACCCTCGCCACCGACGTCATGACCGACAGGCGTCCCGAGGCTCACGATTACAGCATCAAGAATGTCTTCCCAAGGCTCGGCGAAACCGGGACAAGCCGAGAGATCATCGATCTCCTGCCGCCAAGGAGCGCCTGA
- a CDS encoding cyclopropane-fatty-acyl-phospholipid synthase family protein, producing the protein MDKIFGAFFAGLIKFGTLDVVAANGRRFTVGDGSGKKLAVRFNDRNAQILFMIDPELRFGELFTDGRVEVIEGSLYDVVALASENLMRADAGPSPAGFGWVRLLQEARAALRRLARANDALRARRNVAHHYDLDVRVYELFLDGDMQYSCAYFESDGESLEDAQLAKKRHIAAKLVAGPGASVLDIGSGFGGLANYLARFCGASVTGLTLSKAQFEVSRQRAAALGPLAADFRMLDYREVEGRFDRVVSVGMFEHVGIANYDAYFRKIAQLLNEDGVALVHTIGRAPGPAATNPWIGKYIFPGGYIPSLSEILPAIEQSSLIVTDLEVLRLHYAETLKAWRERFLARREQAKAIYDERFCRMWELYLAGSEAAFRYEGLVVFQVQLAKRLDAVPLTRDYITRAEADLRRREAASTLSEAGE; encoded by the coding sequence ATGGACAAGATATTTGGCGCTTTTTTTGCTGGTCTGATCAAATTCGGGACGCTCGATGTTGTCGCAGCGAACGGACGCCGCTTCACCGTCGGCGACGGTTCGGGCAAAAAGTTGGCGGTGCGGTTCAACGATCGCAACGCGCAAATCCTCTTCATGATCGATCCTGAATTGCGCTTCGGCGAACTCTTCACGGACGGCCGCGTCGAGGTGATCGAGGGCTCCCTCTACGACGTGGTGGCGCTCGCCTCCGAAAATCTGATGCGCGCGGACGCTGGCCCTTCGCCCGCCGGGTTTGGCTGGGTCCGCCTTCTGCAGGAAGCGCGCGCGGCTCTGCGCCGGCTCGCGCGGGCGAACGACGCCCTGCGCGCGAGGCGAAACGTCGCGCATCATTACGATCTCGACGTTCGCGTCTACGAGCTCTTTCTGGACGGCGACATGCAGTATTCCTGCGCCTATTTCGAGAGCGACGGCGAAAGTCTCGAGGATGCGCAGCTTGCAAAAAAACGGCACATCGCGGCAAAGCTCGTCGCCGGTCCCGGCGCGAGCGTTCTCGACATCGGCAGCGGCTTTGGCGGGCTTGCCAATTATCTCGCGCGTTTTTGCGGCGCCAGCGTCACGGGCCTCACACTGTCCAAGGCGCAGTTCGAGGTGAGCCGGCAGCGCGCCGCGGCTCTCGGTCCCCTGGCGGCGGACTTCCGCATGCTGGATTATCGCGAGGTCGAGGGGCGTTTCGACCGCGTCGTTTCGGTCGGCATGTTCGAGCATGTGGGCATTGCCAATTACGACGCGTATTTCCGCAAGATCGCGCAGCTTCTCAATGAGGATGGCGTCGCCCTGGTGCACACGATCGGCCGCGCACCGGGCCCCGCCGCGACCAATCCATGGATCGGCAAATATATTTTCCCAGGGGGCTATATCCCCTCGCTTTCCGAAATCCTGCCGGCGATCGAGCAAAGCTCTCTCATCGTCACGGACCTTGAAGTTTTACGGCTCCATTATGCCGAAACACTCAAAGCCTGGCGGGAGCGCTTTCTGGCGCGGCGCGAACAGGCAAAAGCGATCTATGATGAACGCTTCTGCCGCATGTGGGAGCTTTACCTCGCGGGGTCGGAAGCCGCCTTCCGATATGAAGGCCTTGTCGTTTTTCAGGTCCAGCTCGCAAAGAGGCTGGACGCCGTGCCGCTGACGCGCGACTACATCACGCGCGCGGAAGCGGATCTGCGCCGCCGCGAAGCTGCGTCCACCTTGTCGGAGGCCGGCGAATAG
- a CDS encoding asparaginase — protein MNVSRRPRLIILSTGGTIAMTAQAASGGAAPEGAALRLGAAALVAALPQLQDIGDIFARDVLAKPSASLTLPDLAEIAKAAAEAATSADGVLITHGTDTLEETAFALSVLVQVDVPIVLTAAMRRPDQPGADGAANLLAAARVAVSGSARKKGVLVVTDDEIHAGPLIRKTHSFRTHAFSSLPFGPIGYVAEDRVRFALSPAVAPPLLTFGAGAPIVPILEAGPGFERESLKALGAGAIEGLVLSLPGAGHVAAAAAGDLGLLAERIPVVFASRTGAGETLRASYGYAGGEIDLIARGLIPAQSLDARKARIALQILLSGGARQPDVRAMFQNF, from the coding sequence TTGAATGTTTCTCGGCGTCCGCGCCTCATCATCTTGTCGACGGGCGGCACGATCGCCATGACCGCGCAGGCGGCGAGCGGGGGCGCCGCTCCCGAAGGCGCGGCGCTTCGCCTCGGGGCCGCGGCGCTCGTCGCCGCCTTGCCGCAGCTTCAGGACATCGGGGACATTTTTGCGCGGGATGTTCTGGCCAAGCCCAGCGCCAGCCTCACGCTGCCGGATCTCGCGGAAATCGCCAAAGCCGCCGCGGAGGCCGCGACATCGGCCGATGGCGTGCTCATCACGCATGGCACGGATACGCTGGAGGAGACCGCCTTCGCGCTTTCTGTTCTCGTGCAGGTCGATGTTCCGATCGTCCTGACGGCGGCGATGCGCCGGCCTGATCAGCCAGGCGCGGATGGCGCGGCCAATTTACTCGCCGCCGCGCGCGTGGCGGTTTCCGGGTCGGCGCGGAAAAAAGGCGTTCTCGTTGTGACCGACGATGAGATTCACGCGGGGCCGCTGATCCGCAAGACCCATAGTTTTCGCACGCATGCCTTTTCGTCGCTGCCTTTCGGTCCGATCGGCTACGTCGCCGAAGATCGCGTGCGCTTTGCGCTTTCGCCAGCCGTAGCCCCGCCGCTTTTGACCTTTGGCGCCGGCGCGCCGATCGTGCCCATCCTCGAGGCTGGGCCGGGCTTCGAGCGCGAGAGCCTCAAAGCTCTTGGCGCCGGCGCGATCGAGGGGCTGGTGCTGAGCCTGCCCGGAGCAGGGCATGTCGCGGCGGCGGCGGCGGGGGATCTCGGGCTTCTCGCCGAACGTATCCCTGTCGTCTTCGCAAGCCGCACAGGCGCCGGCGAGACCTTGCGCGCCTCTTATGGCTATGCCGGCGGAGAGATTGATCTGATCGCCCGCGGGTTGATCCCCGCCCAGAGCCTCGACGCTCGCAAGGCGCGGATCGCCTTGCAGATCTTATTGTCAGGCGGCGCGCGCCAGCCTGACGTCAGAGCAATGTTCCAGAACTTTTGA
- the ffh gene encoding signal recognition particle protein translates to MFEGLSEKLSGIFDALTRRGSLSEEDVNVALREVRRALLEADVALDVVRSFVDKVRSRAVGANVIKSVTPGQMVVKIVNDVLIETLGAEAEPINLDAAPPVAIMMIGLQGAGKTTTTAKIAKRLSERMKRKVLMASLDVKRPAAQEQLAVLGRQIGVETLPVIAGQTPVQIAVRAEQAARLQGFDVVLLDTAGRTHIDEALMQEMAEIKAASKPHEILLVADSLTGQDAVNLAKSFDDRVGITGIVLTRVDGDGRGGAALSMRAVTGKPIKLLGAGEKMDALEDFHPSRIANRILGMGDIVSLVEKAAESIDAEKAQRIADRMRKGKFDLEDLSEQLAQVEKIGGLGGIMGMLPGMAKIKDQLAAANLDDRIIKRQRAIISSMTRQERRNPDILKASRKKRIASGSGVKVEDVNKLLKQHRQMADMMKSLGGAKRGGGALGKMASMFGMPGAGMGGMPQPSPEQIAALQKQLGPMPGGPAPKPVAAPKPLAPPPAGVSAAPKLPGLGGGAGGGLGAQPGKLPGLGGGLLSGLNPFGKKK, encoded by the coding sequence ATGTTCGAAGGGCTTTCGGAAAAGCTCTCTGGCATATTCGACGCCCTGACCCGTCGCGGCTCGCTCTCGGAGGAGGACGTCAACGTCGCCTTGCGCGAGGTCCGCCGCGCCCTGCTCGAAGCCGACGTGGCGCTCGACGTCGTGCGGTCCTTCGTCGACAAGGTGCGTTCGCGCGCGGTCGGCGCCAATGTCATCAAATCGGTGACGCCCGGCCAGATGGTCGTCAAGATCGTCAATGACGTCCTCATCGAGACGCTGGGGGCGGAAGCCGAGCCGATCAATCTCGACGCCGCCCCGCCAGTCGCGATCATGATGATCGGCCTGCAGGGCGCCGGCAAGACGACGACGACGGCGAAGATAGCCAAGCGCCTCAGCGAGCGCATGAAGCGCAAGGTGCTGATGGCCTCGCTCGACGTCAAGCGGCCGGCGGCGCAGGAGCAGCTCGCCGTGCTCGGCCGCCAGATTGGCGTCGAAACGCTGCCGGTCATCGCCGGCCAGACCCCCGTGCAGATCGCGGTCAGGGCCGAGCAGGCGGCGCGCCTGCAAGGCTTTGACGTCGTCCTGCTCGACACCGCCGGGCGCACCCATATCGACGAAGCCCTGATGCAGGAGATGGCCGAGATCAAGGCGGCTTCAAAGCCGCATGAGATCCTGCTCGTCGCCGACAGCCTCACCGGCCAGGACGCGGTCAATCTCGCGAAAAGCTTCGACGATCGCGTCGGCATCACCGGCATCGTGCTGACGCGCGTTGATGGCGATGGACGCGGCGGCGCGGCGCTCTCCATGCGCGCCGTCACCGGCAAGCCGATCAAGCTTCTCGGCGCCGGCGAAAAAATGGACGCGCTGGAGGACTTCCATCCCTCGCGCATCGCCAATCGCATCCTTGGCATGGGCGACATCGTCTCGCTCGTCGAGAAAGCCGCCGAGTCGATCGACGCTGAAAAGGCCCAGCGCATCGCCGATCGCATGCGCAAGGGCAAGTTCGATCTCGAGGACCTCTCCGAGCAGCTGGCGCAGGTCGAGAAGATCGGCGGCCTTGGCGGCATCATGGGCATGCTGCCCGGCATGGCCAAAATCAAGGATCAGCTCGCCGCCGCCAACCTCGACGACCGCATCATCAAGCGCCAGCGCGCCATTATTTCGTCGATGACACGGCAGGAGCGCCGCAACCCCGATATCCTTAAAGCCTCGCGCAAGAAGCGCATCGCGTCAGGCTCCGGTGTGAAGGTCGAAGACGTCAACAAGCTTTTGAAGCAGCACCGCCAGATGGCCGATATGATGAAATCGCTTGGCGGCGCCAAGCGCGGCGGCGGCGCGCTCGGCAAAATGGCCTCGATGTTCGGCATGCCGGGCGCCGGCATGGGCGGGATGCCGCAGCCGAGCCCCGAACAGATCGCCGCCTTGCAGAAGCAATTGGGGCCGATGCCCGGTGGTCCGGCGCCAAAGCCGGTCGCCGCGCCAAAGCCGCTGGCCCCGCCGCCGGCGGGCGTCTCCGCCGCGCCAAAGCTGCCGGGTCTTGGCGGCGGCGCGGGCGGGGGGCTTGGCGCGCAGCCGGGCAAGCTGCCCGGCCTCGGCGGAGGCCTCCTGAGCGGGCTCAATCCGTTCGGAAAAAAGAAGTAA
- a CDS encoding DUF2778 domain-containing protein, producing MLYTRPDPAPNAAKAPAAAPVAEAAAATPPANVASNAYGALFDPGFSSGSPPVLLSQSFPLQSDLGSVAPAQSAAIAEPDDVMPTPPAADLQIGESAPLPAPRPAELGAPASRGPIRVPGIAGRQLAQQNRRNASPSASSDNRNFFEKLFGMPQTPRTVLAYAAPEDDVVSDAPKVTTGTLPRYDRWTAIYDVAAHTVYMPNGTRLEAHSGLGDRLDDPHYVHERNRGATPPNVYELTPREQLFHGVQALRLKPVGGGDVYGRTGLLAHTYMLGPRGDSNGCVSFRNYNAFLQAFQNGEVRRLVVVARLN from the coding sequence ATGCTATACACGCGTCCCGACCCAGCCCCCAACGCGGCTAAAGCGCCCGCGGCGGCGCCAGTGGCGGAGGCCGCCGCGGCGACGCCCCCGGCAAACGTCGCCTCGAATGCCTATGGCGCGCTGTTCGACCCCGGTTTTTCCTCCGGCTCGCCACCGGTTTTGCTGTCTCAAAGTTTTCCACTTCAATCGGACCTTGGGTCCGTTGCGCCGGCGCAATCCGCCGCGATCGCAGAGCCGGACGACGTCATGCCGACGCCGCCGGCAGCAGATCTCCAAATCGGCGAGAGCGCGCCTTTGCCGGCGCCGCGTCCCGCCGAACTGGGAGCGCCCGCAAGCCGTGGCCCGATCCGTGTTCCAGGCATAGCAGGCCGCCAGTTAGCGCAGCAGAACAGACGGAACGCTTCTCCGAGCGCTTCTTCTGATAATCGCAATTTCTTCGAGAAGCTGTTTGGCATGCCGCAAACGCCCCGGACTGTCCTCGCCTACGCTGCGCCGGAGGACGACGTTGTAAGCGACGCGCCAAAAGTCACCACCGGCACCTTGCCCCGCTACGATCGCTGGACAGCCATTTACGACGTCGCCGCTCATACTGTCTACATGCCCAATGGAACGAGACTGGAGGCGCACTCGGGGCTGGGCGACAGGCTGGACGATCCACATTACGTCCACGAGCGCAATCGCGGGGCGACGCCTCCAAATGTCTACGAGCTCACGCCCCGGGAACAGCTTTTCCACGGGGTGCAGGCGTTGCGCCTCAAACCCGTTGGCGGCGGCGACGTCTATGGACGGACAGGTCTCCTCGCGCACACTTACATGCTAGGCCCGAGGGGCGATTCCAACGGATGCGTGTCCTTCAGGAACTACAATGCATTCTTGCAGGCGTTTCAAAACGGCGAAGTCAGACGTCTCGTCGTCGTGGCTCGTCTAAACTAG
- a CDS encoding BA14K family protein: MRKSIVVTAALLCSAMLTPGDASARGGGHGGGRGGWHGGGVHGGGVHGGGWHGGGGRHYGGGGRYYGGGRRYYGGGGYYNGGNAAGAAIAGGILGLATGAIIAGSAANSAAASARVGDPNWLSYCARKYRSFDPSSGTYLAYDGNRYVCQ, translated from the coding sequence ATGCGGAAATCAATAGTCGTGACGGCGGCGTTACTCTGCTCTGCGATGCTGACTCCAGGCGACGCATCGGCGCGTGGCGGCGGGCATGGAGGCGGACGCGGTGGCTGGCACGGCGGGGGCGTTCATGGCGGGGGCGTTCATGGCGGCGGCTGGCATGGCGGCGGCGGGCGCCACTACGGCGGCGGCGGGCGCTACTACGGCGGCGGCAGGCGCTACTACGGCGGCGGCGGTTACTACAATGGCGGCAATGCGGCGGGCGCTGCAATTGCTGGCGGTATTTTAGGCCTGGCGACGGGAGCTATCATCGCCGGCTCGGCGGCAAATTCCGCTGCGGCTTCGGCTCGCGTTGGCGATCCGAACTGGCTTTCTTATTGCGCTCGAAAATACAGGTCCTTTGATCCGTCGAGCGGGACCTATCTTGCCTATGACGGCAACCGCTACGTTTGTCAGTAA
- a CDS encoding alkaline phosphatase family protein, which yields MKRRAAGLALLMSCVANGGFAAEGVTPTGIPHLDHVYVIMMENHGYSQILNNPNAPFTNRLALAANHATNYFAVGHPSFTNYLEVVGGSNFGVQSDNAPNWHNTTCTANLASHVPATDNPPSPTICPIAGEGVDAATPVIDTTNETQGLPGDINIDGHLSFPAASHTFGKTIADQLVARRLTWKSYQENLPASGADQVNTSDGVFTNNTDFSKILPTLNPPLTSSNMVALYAVKHNPFAYFKNVQEGYDPNNSLQNMAGFDGARGLFADLGAGASPNFSFIAPNQCNDQHGQGNAGALCNYDPSDVGLQSGLNPALIQRGDVALQTLVTAIHQSPAWRRGNNAIVIVWDENDYSTAPNTNQVLLIVDTNYGAAGVKSSRFYTHFSLLKTLEAGFGLPCLNHACDSNAAVMSDLFAAGHNRGHDHDHDHDDHDHDRY from the coding sequence ATGAAAAGACGCGCTGCGGGGCTCGCCCTGTTGATGTCATGCGTTGCCAACGGCGGGTTCGCCGCGGAGGGGGTCACTCCGACAGGCATTCCGCATCTGGACCATGTGTATGTAATCATGATGGAAAATCATGGCTACAGCCAAATTCTGAATAATCCGAATGCGCCCTTCACCAACAGGCTGGCGCTCGCTGCGAATCATGCGACCAATTATTTCGCTGTTGGTCATCCAAGCTTCACGAACTACCTGGAGGTCGTAGGCGGCTCGAACTTCGGCGTGCAAAGCGATAATGCGCCAAACTGGCACAACACGACTTGCACGGCCAACCTCGCCTCGCACGTGCCGGCGACCGACAATCCGCCATCGCCGACAATTTGCCCGATTGCAGGCGAAGGAGTCGATGCGGCTACGCCCGTCATCGACACGACAAACGAGACTCAGGGACTGCCGGGCGATATCAACATCGACGGACATCTCTCATTCCCGGCGGCCAGCCACACATTCGGCAAGACGATCGCCGACCAGCTCGTCGCGCGGCGGCTCACCTGGAAAAGCTATCAGGAGAATCTGCCTGCGAGCGGCGCCGATCAGGTCAACACGAGCGACGGCGTTTTCACCAACAACACGGATTTCAGCAAGATCCTGCCGACGCTCAATCCTCCGCTGACGTCAAGCAACATGGTTGCTCTCTATGCGGTGAAGCACAATCCCTTCGCCTACTTCAAGAATGTTCAAGAGGGATATGATCCAAACAACAGTCTGCAGAATATGGCCGGCTTCGACGGCGCAAGGGGCCTGTTTGCTGACCTTGGCGCAGGCGCTTCGCCGAACTTCTCGTTCATCGCGCCCAATCAATGCAACGACCAGCATGGCCAAGGCAACGCCGGCGCGTTGTGCAATTATGACCCGAGCGACGTCGGCCTCCAGTCCGGCCTGAACCCGGCTCTGATCCAGCGCGGGGACGTTGCGTTACAAACGCTCGTCACGGCCATCCACCAGTCGCCCGCCTGGCGGCGGGGCAACAATGCGATTGTGATCGTGTGGGATGAAAACGACTATAGCACGGCGCCGAACACCAACCAGGTTCTCCTGATTGTCGACACCAACTACGGGGCCGCAGGCGTCAAGAGCTCGCGCTTCTATACGCATTTCTCTTTGCTTAAAACGCTTGAGGCGGGCTTCGGGCTTCCCTGTCTGAACCATGCCTGCGACTCGAACGCGGCGGTGATGTCGGATCTGTTCGCCGCTGGTCATAATCGCGGCCACGACCACGACCACGACCACGACGACCACGATCACGACCGCTATTGA
- the rpsP gene encoding 30S ribosomal protein S16: MSLKIRLSRGGAKKRPFYRVVVADSRMPRDGRFIERLGIFDPLKAKDSADRVVLDAEKAKAWIAKGAQPTDRVARLLDGLGVIAREARTNPTKAQPKKKAQERAAATAAAAEKAAAASAEA; this comes from the coding sequence ATGTCCCTGAAAATTCGTCTATCGCGCGGCGGCGCCAAGAAGCGCCCCTTCTATCGCGTCGTGGTCGCCGACTCGCGGATGCCGCGCGATGGCCGTTTCATTGAGCGTCTCGGTATTTTTGATCCGCTGAAGGCGAAGGATTCCGCCGATCGCGTCGTGCTCGACGCCGAGAAGGCGAAGGCCTGGATCGCCAAGGGCGCCCAGCCGACAGACCGCGTCGCGCGCCTGCTCGATGGTCTCGGCGTGATCGCGCGCGAGGCGCGAACGAATCCGACCAAGGCGCAGCCGAAGAAGAAGGCGCAGGAACGCGCCGCCGCGACGGCCGCCGCCGCCGAAAAGGCCGCCGCTGCTTCCGCCGAAGCGTGA
- a CDS encoding MFS transporter: protein MKAPVWGVFRSLRGFNYQVWAAGAFVSNVGTWVQRTAQDWLVFTQLTHHDASAVGLVMALQFGPQFLLLPWTGFAADHFNQRKLLIATQATMGALALMLGLLTVAGVVQLWHVYIFAFLFGSAAAFDAPVRQTFVAELVGDEDLHNAVALNSTSFNAARMIGPALAGVIIAAIGTGWAFLINGASFVAVLISLAFLRVAELRPNARAHRSKGSFTEGFRYVWGRPDLKAVLLMLFLIGTFGLNFPIFISTMAVSVFHADARGYGLLSSIMAIGTVAGALLGAGRDKPRFGLLPVGAGVFGLGCTLAAIAPNYWLFAGALVVIGVAALTFTNTTNSLMQLSTEPAMRGRVMALRVGVALGGTPIGAPIVGWVANNYGPRWALGVGAASGFAAAIVAVFALARPRPRPSV from the coding sequence ATGAAGGCTCCTGTTTGGGGCGTCTTCCGATCGCTGCGAGGTTTCAACTATCAAGTCTGGGCGGCCGGCGCGTTCGTCTCCAACGTCGGCACCTGGGTGCAGCGGACGGCCCAGGACTGGCTGGTGTTCACCCAGCTCACCCATCACGACGCTTCGGCTGTTGGTCTGGTGATGGCGCTGCAGTTCGGTCCACAGTTCCTCCTGTTACCCTGGACGGGCTTCGCCGCCGACCATTTCAATCAGCGTAAGCTCCTGATCGCCACACAGGCGACGATGGGCGCTCTCGCTCTGATGCTGGGGCTTCTCACCGTCGCCGGCGTCGTCCAGCTCTGGCATGTCTACATCTTCGCCTTTTTGTTCGGCAGCGCGGCGGCGTTCGATGCGCCGGTGCGTCAGACCTTCGTCGCGGAGTTGGTCGGCGATGAAGACCTGCATAATGCTGTGGCGCTCAACTCGACCTCGTTCAACGCCGCGCGGATGATCGGCCCGGCGCTCGCCGGCGTGATCATCGCCGCGATCGGCACGGGCTGGGCTTTCCTGATCAATGGCGCCTCTTTCGTTGCGGTGCTGATCTCCCTCGCGTTCCTGCGCGTCGCCGAGCTTCGTCCGAACGCCAGGGCCCACCGCTCCAAGGGAAGTTTCACCGAGGGATTCCGCTATGTATGGGGTCGCCCGGACCTCAAGGCTGTTTTGCTCATGCTGTTCCTGATCGGAACGTTCGGCCTGAACTTCCCGATCTTCATCTCGACCATGGCGGTCAGCGTTTTCCATGCCGACGCCCGCGGATATGGCCTGTTGTCGTCGATCATGGCCATCGGCACGGTGGCGGGTGCGCTGTTGGGCGCCGGTCGTGATAAGCCGCGGTTCGGCTTGCTGCCGGTCGGCGCCGGCGTATTCGGGCTCGGCTGCACGCTGGCCGCCATTGCGCCGAACTATTGGTTGTTCGCCGGCGCCCTCGTCGTGATCGGCGTGGCCGCGCTGACCTTCACCAATACCACGAACAGCCTGATGCAGCTTTCGACAGAGCCCGCCATGCGCGGGCGGGTGATGGCGCTACGCGTCGGCGTTGCGCTTGGGGGCACGCCGATCGGAGCGCCGATCGTCGGTTGGGTGGCCAACAATTACGGGCCACGCTGGGCGCTCGGCGTCGGCGCGGCTTCGGGCTTTGCTGCGGCGATCGTGGCCGTTTTCGCCTTGGCCCGCCCGAGACCACGGCCTTCGGTTTGA